Proteins from a genomic interval of Anabrus simplex isolate iqAnaSimp1 chromosome 13, ASM4041472v1, whole genome shotgun sequence:
- the Teh3 gene encoding uncharacterized protein Teh3 codes for MGKQKQVPPEDLIIPPQDNRICGTICMCQMTAVLSSVALVYLTVAVYMPTLRAFQSGISDIPAMCTTTRSWHRDACDWGTCGEWCLSKSSGACTQVYVNLRNNGSNLLFANCTHTTNKTCYGIDQENAKKARCIVDECRNLTGTFNCTNGECINITDAFECVFKESGPPLKCSGRRGKITCIAMEGLQNCNRGTCERIHTPYNCERRCLDIPTRNKNVIVVSGDRVYLSQCHSAIDLKTMTDVWTEDQNNILMASCYTVTNTSSGLFASDCINGTILDDRQHFGDQANFTYLNYVSVTNTHLLDPERVVAPPEHDLLIANESHLFINMEGCVNTLRDECKEFLREYGKDGTDHNARARFPCFFASHDTSKVVARFDLEGTYNHFLVASIIPSVLFVVSCFMLVFCQKTVEVGDDAKMRFRGCPNKDLILSSGEKGSSANNLGDGGGGDSVMAL; via the coding sequence ATGGGGAAGCAAAAGCAAGTTCCTCCGGAGGATTTGATTATTCCTCCTCAGGATAATCGCATATGTGGCACCATTTGTATGTGTCAAATGACAGCCGTATTGAGCAGTGTAGCTCTAGTATACCTGACAGTAGCTGTCTATATGCCGACATTGCGAGCATTCCAGTCTGGAATATCGGACATTCCAGCCATGTGCACGACGACACGATCCTGGCATAGGGATGCTTGCGACTGGGGAACATGTGGTGAATGGTGCCTGAGTAAAAGTTCGGGTGCGTGCACGCAAGTGTACGTTAACCTGCGTAATAATGGCTCAAACCTACTGTTCGCCAACTGCACGCACACGACCAATAAGACTTGTTACGGTATAGATCAAGAGAACGCCAAGAAAGCTCGCTGCATTGTTGATGAATGTCGTAATCTGACCGGTACATTCAACTGCACCAATGGAGAGTGTATCAATATTACCGATGCCTTCGAATGCGTGTTTAAAGAGTCAGGCCCTCCATTAAAGTGTTCAGGCAGGAGAGGGAAGATAACTTGTATAGCGATGGAAGGATTACAGAACTGCAACAGAGGCACTTGTGAAAGAATTCATACCCCTTATAACTGTGAGAGACGATGTCTTGATATTCCAACTCGTAACAAGAATGTGATTGTGGTTAGTGGTGATAGAGTCTATTTATCTCAGTGTCATAGTGCGATCGACCTAAAAACTATGACAGACGTGTGGACAGAGGACCAGAACAATATTTTAATGGCTTCTTGTTATACGGTAACCAACACATCTTCAGGTCTTTTCGCAAGTGATTGTATCAATGGTACTATTCTGGATGACCGGCAGCATTTTGGTGATCAGGCTAACTTCACGTACCTCAACTACGTCAGTGTGACCAACACTCATCTCCTGGATCCAGAGCGCGTGGTGGCACCACCAGAACACGATCTCCTGATCGCCAATGAGTCTCATCTCTTCATCAACATGGAAGGCTGTGTCAATACGCTAAGGGATGAGTGCAAAGAGTTCCTTCGGGAATATGGTAAGGATGGCACGGATCATAATGCCAGGGCAAGGTTTCCTTGCTTCTTTGCCAGTCATGATACTAGCAAGGTGGTGGCACGTTTTGATCTCGAAGGAACTTACAACCACTTCCTAGTGGCTTCGATCATTCCTTCCGTTCTGTTCGTGGTGTCCTGCTTCATGCTCGTCTTCTGCCAGAAAACTGTGGAAGTAGGAGACGACGCCAAGATGCGCTTCCGAGGCTGTCCAAACAAGGACCTCATTttaagctctggagagaaggggtCTTCAGCCAACAACCTCGGCGATGGAGGAGGGGGAGATTCTGTAATGGCACTCTGA